The following are encoded together in the Zingiber officinale cultivar Zhangliang chromosome 8A, Zo_v1.1, whole genome shotgun sequence genome:
- the LOC122009091 gene encoding chloroplast envelope quinone oxidoreductase homolog, translated as MAAEKPSTMKAVQYDTYGGGAAGLKHVEVPIPSPKKNEVLLKLEAAALNPIDWKIQKGMLRPFLPPRFPFTPVCDAAGEVVEVGSWVNSIKKGDKVVGINFKNGGGLAEFAVITMGAMAIIPPEVSPSEAVGLSMAGLTALQALQALKAIGVKFDTPNKSSNILITAASGGVGHYAVQLAKYSGLHVTATCGARNIELVKSLGADEVVDYKTPEGAKLKSPSDKKYDGVIHCATNIPWSTFEPNLSSSGKVIDITPDYTRIATSILKTITNTKNKLIPLYMVPKSSDLQFLLNLVKEGKLKTVIDSAYPLSKAEEAWAKGISGHGTGKIIIEI; from the exons ATGGCGGCGGAAAAACCAAGCACCATGAAGGCTGTACAGTACGATACCTACGGGGGAGGTGCCGCCGGCCTCAAG CATGTTGAGGTTCCTATTCCTTCGCCCAAGAAAAATGAGGTTTTGTTGAAGTTGGAGGCAGCTGCTCTAAACCCAATTGACTGGAAAATCCAGAAAGGCATGCTCCGCCCGTTTCTGCCACCCAGATTTCCATTTACCCCAG TTTGCGATGCTGCTGGAGAAGTTGTAGAAGTAGGTTCTTGGGTCAATTCCATTAAGAAGGGAGACAAAGTTGTTGGGATAAACTTTAAA AATGGCGGTGGGCTTGCCGAGTTTGCTGTAATAACAATGGGTGCAATGGCCATTATTCCGCCTGAGGTTTCACCATCCGAAGCTGTAGGCCTATCAATGGCAGGCCTGACTGCTCTCCAGGCACTCCAGGCACTGAAGGCTATTGGGGTTAAATTTGATACTCCCAACAAGTCATCCAATATTTTGATAACAGCCGCCTCTGGTGGTGTGGGGCACTATGCTGTCCAGCTTGCCAAGTATTCAGGACTCCATGTTACAGCGACATGCGGTGCGCGCAATATAGAACTGGTAAAGAGTCTAGGAGCAGATGAGGTTGTGGACTACAAGACTCCAGAGGGTGCGAAACTGAAGAGCCCATCAGACAAGAAGTACGATGGAGTCATCCACTGCGCCACCAATATTCCCTGGTCCACTTTTGAGCCCAACTTGAGCAGCAGTGGCAAGGTCATTGATATAACTCCCGATTATACAAGGATAGCTACTTCCATtctgaagacgatcacaaatacaaagaacaagctAATACCACTGTATATGGTACCAAAGTCCAGCGACCTGCAATTCTTACTCAATTTGGTAAAGGAAGGTAAGCTCAAGACAGTCATCGATTCCGCATATCCATTAAGCAAAGCAGAAGAGGCCTGGGCCAAGGGCATCAGTGGTCATGGTACAGGGAAGATCATTATCGAAATATGA
- the LOC122010817 gene encoding uncharacterized protein LOC122010817 — translation MNPASTVGPILSPKSGHCRDFSMSVLDRGRRGSSFESSRHRSNSSSQFLAQFLHGAAGQARNEARSMEGGCTAASGALTFLVGDARIGCQGLGNWTVRGFEFVAFTSSEEASVAINGMDGKDVHGWMINVNYATDRMSEFRGGGGGSYGGGYGGYDDVALTQQFQKFLAS, via the coding sequence ATGAACCCTGCGTCGACCGTCGGGCCGATTCTGAGCCCCAAGTCTGGCCACTGTAGGGACTTCTCCATGTCGGTGCTCGATCGGGGTCGACGCGGCTCATCTTTTGAAAGTAGTCGTCACAGATCCAACTCGTCGTCACAGTTTCTAGCTCAATTCCTTCATGGTGCTGCAGGGCAAGCGCGCAATGAAGCTCGTAGCATGGAAGGAGGGTGCACTGCCGCAAGTGGTGCACTGACCTTCTTGGTGGGCGACGCGAGGATCGGTTGCCAAGGACTGGGAAATTGGACGGTTCGAGGGTTTGAATTTGTGGCATTTACTTCTAGCGAAGAAGCTTCTGTTGCCATTAATGGTATGGATGGAAAGGATGTTCATGGTTGGATGATTAACGTTAATTATGCTACTGATCGAATGAGTGAATttcgtggtggtggtggtggcagtTATGGAGGTGGCTATGGTGGTTATGATGATGTTGCTCTTACTCAACAGTTTCAAAAGTTCCTTGCATCTTAA
- the LOC122009090 gene encoding chloroplast envelope quinone oxidoreductase homolog produces MAAEKPSTMKAVQYDSYGGGAAGLKHVEVPIPSPKKNEALLKLEAAAINPVDWKIQKGMLRPFLPPRFPFTPVSDVAGEVVEVGSEVNSFKKGDKVVGLLSFPNGGGLAEFAVTTVAAMAIRPPEVSLSEAAGLPTAGLTALQSLKAIGIKFDTPNKSSNILITAASGGVGHYAVQLAKYAGLHVTATCGVRNIELVKSLGADEVVDYKTPEGAKLKSPSDKKYDGVIHCATNIPWSTFGPNLCSSGKVIDITPNFTTIAASILKRITFSKKKLIPLMLVPKSGEMEFLVNLVKEGKLKTVIDSVYPLSKAEQAWAKSISGHATGKIIIEI; encoded by the exons ATGGCGGCGGAAAAACCAAGCACCATGAAGGCTGTACAGTACGATTCCTACGGAGGAGGTGCCGCCGGCCTCAAG CATGTTGAGGTGCCTATTCCTTCGCCCAAGAAAAACGAGGCTTTGTTGAAGTTGGAGGCAGCTGCTATAAACCCAGTAGACTGGAAAATCCAGAAAGGCATGCTCCGCCCGTTTCTGCCACCCAGATTTCCATTTACCCCTG TTTCTGATGTTGCTGGAGAAGTTGTAGAAGTAGGTTCTGAGGTCAATTCCTTTAAGAAGGGGGACAAAGTTGTTGGTCTGCTAAGCTTTCCA AATGGTGGCGGGCTTGCCGAGTTTGCTGTAACAACAGTGGCTGCAATGGCCATTAGGCCGCCTGAGGTTTCACTATCTGAAGCTGCAGGCCTACCAACGGCAGGCCTGACTGCTCTCCAGTCACTGAAGGCTATTGGGATTAAATTTGATACTCCCAACAAGTCATCCAATATTCTGATAACAGCTGCCTCTGGTGGTGTGGGGCACTATGCTGTCCAGCTTGCCAAGTATGCAGGACTCCATGTTACAGCGACATGCGGCGTTCGCAATATAGAACTGGTAAAGAGTCTCGGAGCGGATGAGGTGGTGGACTACAAGACTCCAGAGGGTGCGAAACTGAAGAGCCCATCAGACAAGAAGTACGACGGAGTCATCCATTGCGCCACCAATATTCCCTGGTCCACTTTTGGTCCCAACTTGTGCAGCAGTGGCAAGGTCATTGATATAACTCCCAATTTTACAACTATAGCTGCTTCCATTCTGAAGAGGATCACATTTTCAAAGAAAAAGCTTATACCACTGATGTTGGTACCAAAGTCCGGTGAAATGGAATTCTTAGTCAATTTGGTAAAGGAAGGTAAGCTCAAGACAGTTATAGACTCCGTATATCCATTAAGTAAAGCAGAACAGGCCTGGGCCAAGAGCATCAGTGGTCATGCTACAGGGAAGATCATTATCGAAATATGA